In Escherichia ruysiae, a genomic segment contains:
- the fldA gene encoding flavodoxin FldA, with protein sequence MAITGIFFGSDTGNTENIAKMIQKQLGKDVADVHDIAKSSKEDLEAYDILLLGIPTWYYGEAQCDWDDFFPTLEEIDFNGKLVALFGCGDQEDYAEYFCDALGTIRDIIEPRGATIVGHWPTAGYHFEASKGLADDDHFVGLAIDEDRQPELTAERVEKWVKQISEELHLDEIINA encoded by the coding sequence ATGGCTATCACTGGCATCTTTTTCGGCAGCGACACCGGTAATACCGAAAATATCGCAAAAATGATTCAAAAACAGCTTGGTAAAGACGTTGCCGATGTCCATGACATTGCAAAAAGCAGCAAAGAAGATCTGGAAGCTTATGACATTCTGCTGCTGGGTATCCCAACCTGGTATTACGGCGAAGCGCAGTGTGACTGGGACGACTTCTTCCCGACTCTCGAAGAGATTGATTTCAATGGTAAACTGGTTGCCCTGTTTGGCTGTGGCGACCAGGAAGATTACGCCGAATATTTCTGTGATGCATTAGGCACTATCCGTGACATCATCGAACCGCGCGGCGCGACTATCGTGGGTCACTGGCCAACTGCGGGCTACCATTTCGAAGCATCAAAAGGTCTGGCAGATGACGATCACTTTGTCGGCCTGGCTATTGACGAAGACCGTCAGCCGGAACTGACCGCTGAACGCGTGGAAAAATGGGTTAAGCAAATTTCTGAAGAGCTGCATCTCGACGAAATTATCAACGCCTGA
- the ybfE gene encoding LexA regulated protein, whose protein sequence is MAKEQTDRTTLDLFAHERRPGRPKTNPLSRDEQLRINKRNQLKRDKVRGLKRVELKLNAEAVEALNELAESRNMSRSELIEEILMQQLAALRSQGIV, encoded by the coding sequence ATGGCCAAAGAACAAACGGACCGTACGACATTAGATCTGTTCGCGCACGAGCGTCGACCGGGACGACCGAAAACCAATCCGCTTTCGCGCGATGAACAGCTGCGTATTAATAAACGCAACCAGCTAAAACGCGACAAAGTACGTGGTCTTAAGCGTGTCGAACTGAAGCTGAACGCGGAAGCTGTCGAGGCGCTGAATGAGCTGGCAGAGTCGCGCAATATGAGCCGTAGCGAACTGATCGAAGAGATTTTGATGCAGCAGTTGGCGGCACTGCGTAGTCAAGGCATCGTTTAA
- the seqA gene encoding replication initiation negative regulator SeqA, producing the protein MKTIEVDDELYSYIASHTKHIGESASDILRRMLKFSAASQPAAPVTKEVRIASPAIVEAKPIKTIKDKVRAMRELLLSDEYAEQKRAVNRFMLLLSTLYSLDAQAFAEATESLHGRTRVYFAADEQTLLKNGNQTKPKHVPGTPYWVITNTNTGRKCSMIEHIMQSMQFPAELIEKVCGTI; encoded by the coding sequence ATGAAAACGATTGAAGTTGATGATGAACTCTACAGCTATATTGCCAGCCACACTAAGCATATCGGCGAGAGCGCATCCGACATTTTACGGCGCATGTTGAAATTTTCCGCCGCATCACAGCCTGCTGCTCCGGTGACGAAAGAGGTTCGCATTGCGTCGCCTGCTATCGTCGAAGCGAAGCCGATCAAAACGATTAAAGACAAAGTACGCGCAATGCGTGAACTTCTGCTTTCCGATGAATACGCAGAGCAGAAGCGCGCGGTCAACCGCTTTATGCTGCTGTTGTCTACACTATATTCTCTTGACGCTCAGGCGTTTGCCGAGGCAACGGAATCGTTGCATGGTCGCACGCGCGTTTACTTTGCGGCAGATGAACAAACGCTGCTGAAAAATGGTAATCAGACCAAGCCGAAACATGTGCCAGGCACGCCGTATTGGGTGATCACCAACACTAACACCGGCCGTAAATGCAGCATGATCGAACACATCATGCAGTCGATGCAATTCCCGGCGGAATTGATTGAGAAGGTTTGCGGAACTATCTAA
- the ybfF gene encoding esterase has translation MKLNIRAQSAQNQHNNSPIVLVHGLFGSLDNLGVLARDLVSDHNIIQVDMRNHGLSPRDPVMNYPAMAQDLLDTLDAQQIEKATFIGHSMGGKAVMALTALAPDRIDKLVAIDIAPVDYHVRRHDEIFAAINAVSESSAQTRQQAATVMRQHLNEEGVIQFLLKSYVDGEWRFNVPVLWDQYPHIVGWEKIPAWDHPALFIPGGNSPYVTEQYRDDLLAQFPQARAHVIAGAGHWVHAEKPDAVLRAIRRYLND, from the coding sequence ATGAAATTGAATATCCGCGCGCAATCTGCACAAAACCAGCATAATAATTCTCCCATCGTCCTCGTCCACGGTTTGTTTGGTAGTCTCGACAACCTCGGCGTTCTGGCGCGCGACCTGGTGAGCGACCACAATATTATCCAGGTCGATATGCGTAACCACGGACTTTCACCGCGCGATCCTGTGATGAATTATCCAGCAATGGCGCAAGATCTGCTGGATACGCTGGATGCACAACAGATCGAAAAAGCGACGTTTATCGGTCACTCTATGGGCGGTAAAGCCGTTATGGCGCTAACTGCACTAGCCCCCGATCGCATCGATAAGCTGGTGGCGATCGATATTGCGCCGGTTGATTATCACGTGCGTCGTCATGATGAGATTTTCGCCGCCATCAACGCCGTCAGCGAATCCAGCGCGCAAACACGACAGCAGGCAGCAACGGTGATGCGCCAACATCTGAATGAAGAAGGGGTGATTCAGTTTCTGCTGAAATCTTACGTTGATGGTGAATGGCGTTTTAACGTGCCAGTGTTGTGGGATCAGTATCCGCATATTGTTGGCTGGGAGAAAATCCCGGCATGGGATCACCCTGCCCTGTTTATCCCCGGCGGTAATTCACCGTATGTCACTGAACAATATCGTGATGATTTACTGGCGCAATTCCCGCAGGCACGGGCGCATGTGATTGCGGGTGCGGGTCACTGGGTACACGCCGAAAAACCTGATGCGGTACTGCGCGCCATCCGTCGCTATCTCAATGATTAA
- the pgm gene encoding phosphoglucomutase (alpha-D-glucose-1,6-bisphosphate-dependent) has translation MAIHNRAGQPAQQSDLINVAQLTAQYYVLKPEAGNAEHAVKFGTSGHRGSAARHSFNEPHILAIAQAIAEERAKNGITGPCYVGKDTHALSEPAFISVLEVLAANGVDVIVQENNGFTPTPAVSNAILVHNKKGGPLADGIVITPSHNPPEDGGIKYNPPNGGPADTNVTKVVEDRANALLADGLKGVKRISLDEAMASGHVKEQDLVQPFVEGLADIVDMAAIQKAGLTLGVDPLGGSGIEYWKRIGEYYNLNLTIVNDQVDQTFRFMHLDKDGAIRMDCSSECAMAGLLALRDKFDLAFANDPDYDRHGIVTPAGLMNPNHYLAVAINYLFQHRPQWGKDVAVGKTLVSSAMIDRVVNDLGRKLVEVPVGFKWFVDGLFDGSFGFGGEESAGASFLRFDGTPWSTDKDGIIMCLLAAEITAVTGKNPQEHYNELAKRFGAPSYNRLQAAATSAQKAALSKLSPEMVSASTLAGDPITARLTAAPGNGASIGGLKVMTDNGWFAARPSGTEDAYKIYCESFLGEEHRKQIEKEAVEIVSEVLKNA, from the coding sequence ATGGCAATCCACAATCGTGCAGGTCAACCTGCACAACAGAGTGATTTGATTAACGTCGCCCAACTGACGGCGCAATATTATGTACTGAAACCAGAAGCAGGGAATGCGGAGCATGCGGTGAAATTCGGTACTTCCGGTCACCGTGGCAGTGCAGCGCGCCACAGCTTTAACGAGCCGCACATTCTGGCGATCGCTCAGGCAATTGCTGAAGAACGTGCGAAAAACGGCATCACTGGCCCTTGCTATGTGGGTAAAGATACTCACGCCCTGTCCGAACCTGCGTTCATTTCCGTACTGGAAGTGCTGGCAGCGAACGGTGTAGACGTTATTGTGCAGGAAAACAATGGCTTCACTCCGACGCCTGCCGTTTCCAATGCCATTCTGGTTCACAACAAAAAAGGTGGCCCGCTGGCAGATGGTATCGTGATTACGCCGTCCCATAACCCGCCGGAAGATGGTGGTATCAAATACAACCCGCCAAATGGTGGCCCGGCTGATACCAACGTCACTAAAGTGGTGGAAGACAGAGCTAACGCACTGCTGGCCGATGGCCTGAAAGGCGTGAAGCGTATCTCCCTCGACGAAGCGATGGCATCCGGTCATGTGAAAGAGCAGGATCTGGTGCAGCCGTTTGTGGAAGGTCTGGCGGATATCGTTGATATGGCGGCGATTCAGAAAGCTGGCCTGACGCTGGGCGTTGATCCGCTGGGCGGTTCCGGTATCGAATACTGGAAGCGCATTGGCGAATATTACAACCTCAACCTGACCATCGTTAACGATCAGGTCGATCAAACCTTCCGCTTTATGCACCTCGATAAAGACGGCGCGATCCGTATGGACTGCTCTTCTGAGTGTGCGATGGCGGGTCTGCTGGCGCTGCGTGATAAGTTCGATCTGGCGTTTGCTAACGACCCGGATTATGACCGTCACGGCATCGTCACTCCTGCAGGTTTGATGAATCCAAACCATTACCTGGCGGTGGCAATCAACTACCTGTTCCAGCATCGTCCGCAGTGGGGCAAAGATGTTGCAGTGGGTAAAACGCTGGTTTCTTCTGCGATGATCGACCGTGTGGTCAACGATTTGGGGCGCAAGCTGGTAGAAGTACCGGTAGGCTTCAAATGGTTTGTTGATGGTCTGTTCGACGGTAGCTTCGGCTTTGGCGGCGAAGAGAGCGCGGGGGCTTCCTTCCTGCGTTTCGACGGTACGCCGTGGTCAACCGATAAAGACGGCATCATCATGTGTCTGCTGGCTGCGGAAATTACCGCAGTCACCGGTAAGAACCCGCAGGAACACTACAACGAACTGGCGAAACGCTTTGGTGCGCCGAGCTACAACCGCTTGCAGGCAGCTGCGACTTCCGCACAAAAAGCGGCGCTGTCTAAGCTGTCTCCGGAAATGGTGAGCGCCAGCACCCTGGCAGGTGACCCAATTACCGCGCGCCTGACTGCTGCTCCGGGCAACGGTGCTTCTATTGGCGGTCTGAAAGTGATGACTGACAACGGCTGGTTCGCCGCGCGTCCGTCAGGCACGGAAGACGCATACAAGATCTACTGCGAAAGCTTCCTCGGTGAAGAACATCGCAAGCAGATCGAGAAAGAAGCAGTCGAGATTGTTAGCGAAGTTCTGAAAAACGCGTAA
- the glnS gene encoding glutamine--tRNA ligase, producing MSEAEARPTNFIRQIIDEDLASGKHTTVHTRFPPEPNGYLHIGHAKSICLNFGIAQDYKGQCNLRFDDTNPVKEDIEYVESIKNDVEWLGFHWSGNVRYSSDYFDQLHAYAIELINKGLAYVDELTPEQIREYRGTLTQPGKNSPYRDRSVEENLALFEKMRTGGFEEGKACLRAKIDMASPFIVMRDPVLYRIKFAEHHQTGNKWCIYPMYDFTHCISDALEGITHSLCTLEFQDNRRLYDWVLDNITIPVHPRQYEFSRLNLEYTVMSKRKLNQLVTDKHVEGWDDPRMPTISGLRRRGYTAASIREFCKRIGVTKQDNTIEMASLESCIREDLNENAPRAMAVIDPVKLVIENYQGEGEMVTMPNHPNKPEMGSRQVPFSGEIWIDRADFREEANKQYKRLVLGKEVRLRNAYVIKAERVEKDAEGNITTIFCTYDADTLSKDPADGRKVKGVIHWVSAAHALPVEIRLYDRLFSVPNPGAADDFLSVINPESLVIKQGFAEPSLKDAVAGKAFQFEREGYFCLDSRHSTAEKPVFNRTVGLRDTWAKVGE from the coding sequence ATGAGTGAGGCAGAAGCCCGCCCGACTAACTTTATTCGTCAGATCATTGATGAAGATCTGGCCAGTGGCAAGCACACCACAGTACACACCCGTTTCCCGCCAGAACCAAATGGCTATCTGCATATTGGTCATGCGAAATCTATCTGCCTGAACTTCGGGATCGCTCAGGACTATAAAGGCCAGTGCAACCTGCGTTTCGACGACACTAACCCGGTAAAAGAAGATATCGAGTACGTAGAGTCGATCAAAAACGACGTTGAATGGTTAGGTTTTCACTGGTCTGGTAACGTTCGTTACTCCTCCGACTATTTTGATCAGCTCCATGCCTATGCGATCGAATTGATCAATAAAGGCCTGGCGTATGTCGATGAACTGACGCCGGAACAGATCCGCGAATACCGTGGCACCCTGACGCAGCCGGGTAAAAACAGTCCGTACCGCGACCGCAGCGTTGAAGAGAACCTGGCGCTGTTCGAAAAAATGCGTACCGGCGGTTTTGAAGAAGGTAAAGCCTGCCTGCGTGCGAAAATCGACATGGCTTCGCCGTTTATCGTGATGCGCGATCCGGTGCTGTACCGCATTAAATTTGCTGAACACCACCAGACCGGCAACAAGTGGTGCATCTACCCGATGTACGACTTCACCCACTGCATCAGCGATGCGCTGGAAGGCATTACGCACTCTCTGTGTACGCTGGAGTTCCAGGACAACCGTCGTCTGTATGACTGGGTTCTGGACAACATCACCATTCCTGTTCATCCGCGCCAGTACGAATTCTCGCGCCTGAATCTGGAATACACCGTGATGTCCAAGCGTAAGCTGAACCAGTTGGTGACCGACAAGCACGTAGAAGGCTGGGACGATCCGCGTATGCCGACTATTTCAGGTCTGCGTCGTCGTGGTTACACTGCGGCTTCTATTCGTGAGTTCTGCAAACGCATCGGCGTGACCAAGCAGGACAACACCATTGAGATGGCATCTCTGGAATCCTGTATTCGTGAAGATCTCAACGAAAACGCGCCGCGCGCAATGGCGGTTATCGATCCGGTGAAACTGGTTATCGAAAACTATCAGGGCGAAGGCGAAATGGTCACTATGCCGAACCATCCGAACAAACCGGAAATGGGTAGCCGTCAGGTGCCGTTTAGCGGTGAGATTTGGATCGATCGCGCCGATTTCCGCGAAGAAGCTAACAAGCAGTACAAGCGTCTGGTGCTGGGTAAAGAAGTGCGTCTGCGTAATGCTTACGTGATTAAAGCAGAACGCGTGGAGAAAGATGCCGAAGGCAATATCACCACCATCTTCTGTACTTACGATGCCGACACTTTAAGCAAAGATCCGGCTGATGGTCGTAAAGTGAAAGGCGTTATTCACTGGGTAAGCGCGGCACATGCGCTGCCGGTTGAAATCCGCCTGTACGATCGCCTGTTCAGCGTGCCGAATCCAGGCGCTGCGGATGATTTCCTGTCGGTGATTAACCCTGAATCACTGGTCATCAAACAGGGCTTTGCTGAACCGTCTCTGAAAGACGCGGTAGCGGGTAAAGCGTTCCAGTTTGAGCGTGAAGGTTACTTCTGCCTCGACAGCCGCCATTCTACGGCGGAAAAACCGGTATTTAACCGCACCGTTGGGCTGCGTGATACCTGGGCAAAGGTTGGCGAGTAA
- the nagE gene encoding PTS N-acetyl glucosamine transporter subunit IIABC yields the protein MNILGFFQRLGRALQLPIAVLPVAALLLRFGQPDLLNVAFIAQAGGAIFDNLALIFAIGVASSWSKDSAGAAALAGAVGYFVLTKAMVTINPEINMGVLAGIITGLVGGAAYNRWSDIKLPDFLSFFGGKRFVPIATGFFCLVLAAIFGYVWPPVQHAIHAGGEWIVSAGALGSGIFGFINRLLIPTGLHQVLNTIAWFQIGEFTNAAGTVFHGDINRFYAGDGTAGMFMSGFFPIMMFGLPGAALAMYFAAPKERRPMVGGMLLSVAITAFLTGVTEPLEFLFMFLAPLLYLLHALLTGISLFVATLLGIHAGFSFSAGAIDYALMYNLPAASQNVWMLLVMGVIFFVIYFVVFSAVIRMFNLKTPGREDKEDEIVTEEANSNTEEGLTQLATNYIAAVGGSDNLKAIDACITRLRLTVGDSARVNDAMCKRLGASGVVKLNKQTIQVIVGAKAESIGDAMKKVVARGPVAAASAEAAPATAAPAAKPQAVPNAVSIAELVSPITGDVVALDQVPDEAFASKAVGDGVAVKPTDKIVVSPAAGTIVKIFNTNHAFCLETEKGAEIVVHMGIDTVALEGKGFKRLVEEGAQVSAGQPILEMDLDYLNANARSMISPVVCSNIDDFSGLIIKAQGHVVAGQTPLYEIKK from the coding sequence ATGAATATTTTAGGGTTTTTCCAGCGACTCGGTAGGGCGTTACAGCTCCCTATCGCAGTACTGCCGGTGGCGGCGCTGTTGCTGCGATTCGGTCAGCCAGATTTACTTAACGTTGCGTTTATTGCCCAGGCGGGCGGCGCGATTTTTGATAACCTCGCATTAATCTTCGCCATCGGCGTGGCATCCAGCTGGTCCAAAGACAGCGCAGGTGCGGCGGCGCTGGCGGGTGCGGTAGGTTACTTTGTGTTAACCAAAGCGATGGTGACCATCAACCCGGAAATCAATATGGGTGTACTGGCGGGTATCATTACCGGCCTGGTCGGTGGTGCAGCCTATAACCGTTGGTCCGATATTAAACTGCCGGACTTCCTGAGCTTCTTCGGTGGTAAACGTTTTGTGCCGATTGCCACTGGCTTCTTCTGCCTGGTATTGGCGGCTATTTTTGGTTATGTCTGGCCACCGGTGCAGCACGCTATTCATGCTGGTGGTGAATGGATCGTTTCTGCGGGCGCGCTGGGTTCCGGTATCTTTGGTTTCATCAACCGTCTGCTGATCCCAACTGGTCTGCATCAGGTGCTGAACACCATTGCCTGGTTCCAGATTGGTGAATTTACCAACGCGGCAGGGACGGTTTTCCACGGCGACATCAACCGCTTCTATGCCGGTGACGGCACTGCGGGGATGTTCATGTCCGGCTTCTTCCCGATCATGATGTTTGGTCTGCCGGGTGCGGCACTGGCGATGTACTTCGCAGCACCGAAAGAGCGTCGTCCGATGGTTGGCGGGATGCTGCTTTCCGTTGCTATCACCGCGTTCCTGACTGGTGTTACCGAGCCGCTGGAATTCCTGTTCATGTTCCTTGCGCCGTTGCTGTACCTCCTGCACGCACTGCTGACCGGTATCAGCCTGTTTGTGGCGACGCTGCTGGGTATTCACGCGGGCTTCTCTTTCTCTGCGGGCGCCATCGACTATGCGTTGATGTATAACCTGCCGGCAGCCAGCCAGAACGTCTGGATGCTGCTGGTGATGGGCGTTATCTTCTTCGTTATCTACTTTGTGGTATTCAGTGCAGTTATCCGCATGTTCAACCTGAAAACGCCAGGCCGTGAAGATAAAGAAGACGAAATTGTTACTGAAGAAGCCAACAGCAACACTGAAGAAGGTCTGACTCAACTGGCGACCAACTATATTGCTGCGGTTGGCGGTAGCGACAACCTGAAAGCGATTGACGCCTGTATTACCCGTCTGCGCCTGACGGTGGGTGACTCAGCCCGCGTCAACGATGCGATGTGTAAACGTCTGGGTGCTTCTGGGGTGGTGAAACTGAACAAACAGACCATCCAGGTGATTGTTGGTGCGAAAGCGGAATCTATCGGTGATGCGATGAAGAAAGTCGTTGCTCGTGGCCCGGTAGCTGCTGCTTCTGCTGAAGCGGCTCCGGCAACTGCCGCGCCGGCAGCAAAACCACAGGCTGTACCAAATGCAGTGTCTATCGCTGAGCTGGTATCGCCGATTACTGGTGATGTTGTCGCACTGGATCAGGTGCCAGACGAAGCGTTCGCCAGCAAAGCGGTGGGCGACGGTGTGGCGGTGAAACCGACGGATAAAATCGTTGTATCACCAGCCGCAGGGACTATCGTAAAAATCTTCAACACCAACCACGCATTCTGCCTTGAAACCGAAAAAGGCGCGGAGATCGTCGTCCACATGGGTATCGACACCGTGGCGCTGGAAGGTAAAGGCTTTAAGCGTTTGGTGGAAGAGGGGGCGCAGGTAAGTGCAGGGCAACCGATTCTGGAAATGGATCTGGATTACCTGAATGCTAACGCTCGTTCGATGATTAGCCCGGTGGTTTGCAGCAATATCGACGATTTCAGCGGTCTGATCATTAAAGCCCAGGGTCATGTTGTGGCGGGTCAAACGCCGCTGTATGAAATCAAAAAGTAA
- the uof gene encoding fur leader peptide: MIRIISRANSVTSPNEVNRLVTGQIPHD; the protein is encoded by the coding sequence ATGATACGCATTATCTCAAGAGCAAATTCTGTCACTTCTCCTAATGAAGTGAACCGCTTAGTAACAGGACAGATTCCGCATGACTGA
- the chiP gene encoding chitoporin ChiP: MRAFSGKRSTLALAIAGVTAMSGFMAMPEARAEGFIDDSTLTGGIYYWQRERDRKDVTDGDKYKTNLSHSTWNANLDFQSGYAADMFGLDIAAFTAIEMAENGDSSHPNEIAFSKSNKAYDEDWSGDKSGISLYKAAAKFKYGPAWARAGYIQPTGQTLLAPHWSFMPGTYQGAEAGANFDYGDAGALSFSYMWTNEYKAPWHLEMDEFYQNDKTTKVDYLHSLGAKYDFKNNFVLEAAFGQAEGYIDQYFAKASYKFDIAGSPLTTSYQFYGTRDKVDDRSVNDLYDGTAWLQALTFGYRAADVVDLRLEGTWVKADGQQGYFLQRMTPTYASSNGRLDIWWDNRSDFNANGEKAVFFGAMYDLKNWNLPGFAIGASYVYAWDAKPATWQSNPDAYYDKNRTIEESAYSLDAVYTIQDGRAKGTMFKLHFTEYDNHSDIPSWGGGYGNIFQDERDVKFMVIAPFTIF; the protein is encoded by the coding sequence ATGCGTGCGTTTAGTGGCAAACGTAGTACGCTGGCGCTGGCTATCGCCGGTGTTACAGCAATGTCGGGCTTTATGGCAATGCCGGAGGCTCGCGCCGAAGGATTCATCGACGATTCAACCTTAACCGGCGGTATCTATTACTGGCAGCGTGAACGCGACCGTAAAGATGTTACCGACGGTGACAAATACAAAACCAACCTTTCTCACTCCACCTGGAACGCCAACCTCGATTTTCAGTCTGGTTATGCTGCTGATATGTTCGGCCTTGATATTGCCGCATTTACGGCGATTGAAATGGCAGAAAACGGCGACAGCTCTCACCCGAACGAAATCGCGTTTTCAAAAAGTAATAAAGCCTATGACGAAGACTGGTCCGGCGATAAAAGCGGTATAAGCCTGTATAAAGCAGCGGCTAAATTTAAATACGGTCCGGCGTGGGCGAGGGCTGGTTATATTCAGCCAACCGGTCAGACGCTGTTAGCGCCGCACTGGAGCTTTATGCCGGGTACTTATCAGGGTGCGGAAGCCGGGGCGAATTTTGATTACGGCGATGCCGGTGCGTTGAGTTTCTCCTACATGTGGACCAACGAATACAAAGCGCCGTGGCATCTGGAAATGGATGAGTTTTATCAGAACGATAAAACCACCAAAGTTGATTATCTGCACTCCCTCGGGGCGAAGTACGACTTCAAAAATAACTTCGTACTGGAAGCGGCGTTTGGTCAGGCGGAAGGGTATATCGATCAATATTTTGCCAAAGCCAGCTATAAATTTGATATCGCCGGTAGCCCGTTAACCACCAGCTACCAGTTCTACGGTACGCGCGACAAAGTTGACGATCGCAGCGTCAACGATCTTTATGACGGCACCGCCTGGCTGCAGGCGTTGACCTTTGGCTACCGGGCGGCTGACGTAGTGGATTTGCGCCTCGAAGGCACCTGGGTTAAAGCCGATGGTCAGCAGGGATACTTCCTGCAACGTATGACCCCAACCTACGCTTCCTCGAACGGTCGCCTGGATATCTGGTGGGATAACCGCTCTGACTTTAACGCCAACGGCGAAAAAGCGGTCTTCTTCGGTGCGATGTATGACCTGAAAAACTGGAATCTTCCCGGCTTCGCCATCGGCGCTTCCTACGTTTATGCATGGGATGCCAAACCAGCGACATGGCAGAGCAATCCGGATGCGTACTACGACAAAAACCGGACTATCGAAGAGTCTGCTTACAGTCTGGATGCGGTCTACACCATTCAGGACGGTCGCGCCAAGGGCACGATGTTCAAACTGCATTTCACCGAATACGACAACCACTCCGACATCCCAAGCTGGGGTGGCGGTTACGGCAACATCTTCCAGGATGAGCGTGACGTGAAATTCATGGTTATCGCGCCGTTCACTATCTTCTGA
- the chiQ gene encoding ChiQ/YbfN family lipoprotein, which produces MKKLILIAMMASGLVACAQSTAPQEDSRLKEAYSACINTAQGSPEKIEACQSVLNVLKKEKQHQQFADQESVRVLDYQQCLRATQTGNDQAVKADCDKVWQEIRSNNATQ; this is translated from the coding sequence ATGAAAAAACTGATTCTCATCGCCATGATGGCATCGGGGCTGGTGGCTTGTGCGCAATCAACCGCGCCACAGGAAGACAGTCGTCTGAAAGAAGCTTACAGCGCCTGCATCAACACAGCACAAGGCTCGCCGGAAAAAATTGAGGCCTGCCAGAGCGTGTTAAACGTGCTGAAGAAAGAGAAACAACATCAGCAGTTTGCCGACCAGGAAAGTGTGCGGGTACTGGATTATCAGCAGTGTCTGCGCGCAACGCAAACCGGTAACGACCAGGCAGTGAAAGCCGATTGCGATAAAGTCTGGCAGGAAATTCGCAGTAATAACGCTACGCAGTAA
- the fur gene encoding ferric iron uptake transcriptional regulator, protein MTDNNTALKKAGLKVTLPRLKILEVLQEPDNHHVSAEDLYKRLIDMGEEIGLATVYRVLNQFDDAGIVTRHNFEGGKSVFELTQQHHHDHLICLDCGKVIEFSDESIEARQREIAAKHGIRLTNHSLYLYGHCAEGDCREDEHAHEGK, encoded by the coding sequence ATGACTGATAACAATACCGCCCTAAAGAAAGCTGGCCTGAAAGTAACGCTTCCTCGTTTAAAAATCCTGGAAGTTCTTCAGGAGCCGGACAACCATCACGTCAGTGCGGAAGATTTATACAAACGTCTGATCGATATGGGTGAAGAAATTGGTCTGGCTACGGTATATCGCGTACTGAACCAGTTTGACGATGCCGGTATCGTCACCCGCCACAATTTTGAAGGCGGTAAATCCGTATTTGAACTGACCCAGCAACATCATCACGATCACCTGATCTGCCTCGACTGCGGCAAGGTTATTGAATTTAGTGATGAATCTATCGAAGCGCGTCAGCGTGAAATCGCCGCGAAACATGGTATTCGCCTGACTAACCATAGTCTCTATCTTTACGGTCACTGCGCCGAAGGCGATTGCCGCGAAGATGAGCACGCGCACGAAGGCAAATAA